In Sphingobacterium thalpophilum, a genomic segment contains:
- a CDS encoding amidohydrolase has product MAIITKYLFFLLPFFILGCKSSQQKGDTFYFGGNIITMEDDFPQVDALVVKGGKILFVGSRKEAAPYVGENTKQIDLKGKTLLPGFIDAHGHITSRAGMQQAIDLSPSPYGTVNSIPDLQKTILSVIKRTKLGTSVPVLGNGYDDAIMREHRHPTRQELDAISTTNPIIVIHASGHASVANSAMLKLLGITENVKDPEGGHYGRSPDNRLNGKLEENASFAALVKLTNMIPKPQQAKNELSQSLKDFVKAQDEWLSYGQTTICDGRSMGVGVGLLKEAASKNLLKADVVYFPDFEANKAEWKSFKPSYMKYEKRLKFGGFKFSDDGSPQGKTAWLTEPYLVPPEGQPADYKGFPIFSDQTLYNDLKTVFSNHITAQLHVNGDAAIDQALRVIGRLKAEGIYKPELRATLIHVQNSRPDHIAKIKDIGVIPSYFSSHVYLWGDWHYQSVFGPKRAAFISPAQSAKKAGILFTIHHDSSVTPPDLLTGVYAAVNRTTRSGMLLGPDERIDVRDALKAITINAAYQYQEEKDKGSLKKGKLADLVILDQNPLTINPQKLRDIKVIETIKEGNTVFKRN; this is encoded by the coding sequence ATGGCAATTATTACAAAATATCTATTTTTCCTTTTACCCTTTTTTATTTTAGGCTGTAAGAGCAGTCAGCAAAAAGGGGATACGTTCTATTTTGGTGGAAATATTATTACGATGGAAGATGATTTTCCCCAGGTAGATGCGTTAGTAGTAAAAGGCGGGAAAATTCTTTTCGTCGGTAGCCGGAAAGAAGCGGCCCCCTATGTAGGGGAAAACACGAAACAGATCGATTTAAAGGGAAAAACTTTACTGCCTGGCTTTATTGATGCCCATGGCCATATCACTTCAAGAGCAGGAATGCAACAGGCAATAGATTTATCGCCCAGTCCCTATGGTACCGTTAATTCAATACCAGATCTTCAAAAGACTATATTATCAGTTATTAAGCGAACAAAATTAGGCACGTCTGTTCCTGTATTAGGAAATGGTTACGACGATGCTATCATGCGTGAGCATCGCCATCCGACTCGTCAGGAATTGGATGCGATCAGTACGACAAATCCGATTATTGTCATTCATGCTTCTGGTCATGCAAGTGTTGCCAATAGTGCGATGTTGAAGTTATTAGGTATTACCGAAAATGTGAAAGACCCGGAGGGGGGACATTACGGCCGAAGCCCTGATAATCGACTAAACGGCAAACTAGAAGAAAATGCCTCTTTTGCCGCACTGGTGAAGTTGACGAATATGATTCCCAAGCCTCAACAGGCCAAAAATGAGCTATCTCAATCCCTAAAAGATTTTGTCAAAGCGCAAGACGAATGGCTTAGTTATGGGCAGACAACAATCTGTGACGGACGTTCGATGGGAGTGGGGGTTGGCCTGTTGAAGGAAGCAGCTTCGAAAAATCTTCTAAAGGCAGATGTGGTTTATTTTCCGGATTTTGAAGCAAACAAAGCCGAATGGAAATCCTTTAAACCCAGTTACATGAAATACGAAAAGCGTTTGAAATTTGGTGGATTTAAATTTTCGGATGATGGTTCGCCTCAGGGGAAGACAGCTTGGTTGACAGAACCATACCTGGTTCCACCAGAAGGTCAACCGGCAGATTACAAAGGCTTTCCTATCTTTTCGGACCAGACCCTCTACAATGATTTAAAGACAGTGTTTTCAAATCATATTACGGCACAACTACATGTTAATGGCGATGCGGCTATTGATCAGGCACTTCGTGTGATCGGCAGATTGAAAGCCGAAGGAATTTATAAGCCTGAGCTTAGGGCAACCTTGATACATGTGCAGAACAGCCGCCCCGATCATATCGCCAAGATAAAAGATATCGGTGTTATTCCTTCCTATTTTTCATCCCATGTTTACTTATGGGGAGATTGGCACTATCAAAGTGTTTTTGGTCCCAAACGTGCGGCGTTTATTAGTCCAGCTCAGTCGGCAAAAAAAGCGGGAATACTGTTTACCATCCATCATGATAGCTCAGTAACACCTCCAGATCTATTGACCGGGGTGTATGCTGCAGTCAATCGGACGACACGTTCGGGAATGTTGTTGGGGCCAGATGAACGTATTGATGTCAGGGACGCGCTCAAAGCAATTACCATTAACGCCGCCTATCAGTATCAGGAAGAAAAAGATAAAGGGTCTCTTAAAAAAGGAAAACTAGCTGATTTGGTTATTTTGGATCAAAATCCATTAACAATTAATCCCCAAAAATTACGGGACATCAAAGTAATTGAAACAATCAAAGAAGGGAATACCGTCTTTAAGCGAAATTGA